A stretch of DNA from Sylvia atricapilla isolate bSylAtr1 chromosome 3, bSylAtr1.pri, whole genome shotgun sequence:
ACTGTTATGAAATTGCTACAAACGAAGTAAATCATTTCTATAAGGTAAACTTCCATTAAATCctatttttcagctgctctatacaataaaactgtaaaacaaCACAGCATTCAAGCAAGTGTTCAAGTATAATTACAAAACTTTCACATCTGGCAGTAACAGTGCTATGTCTTATTTACTTAAACTTCCCATTAAAGAACAATAAGTTACCAAGAATGATTCTTTGTTTCCCAATTGTGGTCTTTAGCACTGATTTATTATCATTAATAATGCTTAATGCTGGCTAATACCAGCTGGCATTAATATCACTTTTACTAAACAGGCTATAATGAAACAAATGTGACTTCACATTTGCGACAagctgtttaaaagaaaaacaggccAATAATCCAGAAGTATATTTCTTGTAGCAATAAACAGTTTATGAGCAAAAATTATCTGacaatatttataaaacaataCAACTGGCCTAGAAAGGCAAACCTTTGTGGGCTCCATTAGGCACTAGTGGAAGACAATATCCTTCTGCCTATAAACATACTTCAGTTTTAAGACTATCACGGCTAAAGCAACAGCACTACACTCTGAATACTTCCAAATACTTTAGCATTTAGTAACCaattcttaaaaagaaaagactcATATCTAATGAAAACCAATTGATATAACTCAAGTTGAGGCAGCCCTGCATATTTACAGCACACATCACCTCCAGCAATCCTATTTTGTTACAGAAGAATAACCTGTAACTTTACCTTGTCAGGTTCAGCAGCAAGTTGGCTACGATGTTATTCATTGCATCAAATGGCTTCTCTAGGGTTTTGGCACTGCCTGCACTTGATGTTACCAAGCTGTTTTGCTTCACAGTTGATCCTAACTTCCCAGAATTGATCATCTGATGGATTTTATTAACTATCTCAAACAGAGACtttgagagagaagaaaaacaagcacagaAGTAGTTTTGAGTATAGAACTTTGAAATTCAGTACTGCACTTTTCCATTTCTAATAATCTTGAAAGCTCAGACATTGTACTGTTAGCTTAAAGATTATACTTTTGATACATCTAAGTCAAACTTTTGAGCAATTCCAGTTGATTGAAACGTTTCTAAAAGTCTGTGCCTTACATATCACAAATATATGCACAGCTTGAGTCAGAAGTTCGAATTTTATTCAACTATTCAAAATCCttatgaaaatttaaaatgcagttttagaTGATAACACCTGTGAAGCAAAAAATATAATCTCCAACTAAATTTcaatttctcttgcttttttcaTAAGCAAATAGCAAGACAGTCACTGAAGGCAGATTCAAATGAGTCTAGCACTTTGCAAGGTCAGGTGCATCTATGCTGCCCATATCACTAATCAGCCTGGTTAAGTTGGAATCTGGAGACATCAGAGGTCCTTGCAAGATCCTACTAATAATATGCACAAATTGATTGCTAAAAGAATAGAAGACACTCTATCTCAGTGAATAGAAGCTTTTTTACTGTTTATCTTGAAATAGacataaaaaaatcactctACCTTACTTTGAAGGAGCAGAACAACTTTTAAGTGATACCCATGTTCATTTCAAAAGCTTGCAAGTGACTCAGAAATTCaattattactttaaaaagtgaaattatgCTTTTGGAGATTTAGTATGCAAATCAGAACTGAAAAGGAAGAGACACTTCCACTgtctaataaaaaaattacaaaacagaaTATGGTTTCTTACTTCATTCTCTATTGGTAGTACACAGTCTGCATGTTCATTAAGCTCCTTCATAGCCAGAACACTGTTATATGGAGAAGTAACAACATCATCTTCACCAGAGGGATAAACTGAAGTAACAAATCTATATACTTCTGGGAATTCCTCCTCAAGCAAATTTAGTACAAAAGTTCCAAGACCAGATCCTGTCCCTAATTATGAATGAAGACAGAATGAGACAGAATTAGAGCCACATTATCTTAGGCTCTAAGACTCATGTAGGAGATATATAACTTTTCAATTATAtatgttaataaatattttctgaagcatttgGTTGACAGTAGAGGCTACTCAAATGCAGGATGGCTTTTCccacacaggaaaataattaagtaataaaattatttcccatAGTATGTCAGTCAGGATTAAGTATACATTCTCAAAAATTTCTGTAAACCATAAAATCCTATTATgtaacaaacatttttctgacCTAGTCTTTCTACTTcttattttcaattcttttaTTTGAATTGTGAAACACaacatttgtttaaaagcaTTGACTGGCCCCAAACAATACTATTTTCCTTTTAGGGTTTCCTTATGAAATTTTCCCATTCTTCAGTAAAAACAGAACTGCCCCTTCCCCCTGGCACACaggcttttttcctcattaacaCTAAGCACACAGCCCAGAGTTCAAAACAGAGAACTGAACTGTGGTCTTTTTCTGAATATTCAGCTACGTTCTCAGTGGCAGACAATTTAATCTACAAACAAGACAGCAGTTTTCACAATAACAGAAACAGTACCTGCAGGGTCTCTGAAATTATGCAAATGGCCATAAAAAAGGCCTTTGACAAAATCCTTGCTTCATATTTGGAGTTATTTTCCGTGCCTTTTTCCACATCATAACCAGCTGTAATATATGCTACTCTCAGGTTTCTGGGGTAGGAAGGCTTAATGTTAATGCAATAATGACAAAATTGTCACATTTTGGCTTATTAACAAAGTAACTAGATTGGATTCAAGAGAATtatgtgaaaggaaaacagaaaaataaagttttttttaaagttaagcAACTTTAGAAGTCTCCTTCAAAGCCTTTTAGAAAACTCTTTCCTCACAGTTAAAACCAACTTGATTATGACAATGCTATCTGTGTTCAGAGGTCACCAACCCTTCCTCTGATCAGTAATACCTCAGTGCTTGTCTTTGGTACCTGTCTTGAACTACTCACTGCCTCATCTTTAGAATTTTagctggatttttgttttgggtaGCACATTAAATCTCCTCAATGCTCTTACAAAACATGTGATAATTACAGGTCCACTTAACTGTACAATGTTAATTTTTGAAATCTGCATTCTGAACGATGTAGATTATtatattgattttcttttcgAGATCCatgtatttcccttttttcatcTGTGGCTACTGCAATCATACTTCCCATAAAAAGATTACTTACCACCTCCCATGGAATGAATTATAAAGAAACACTGTAGACAGTCACAATGTTCAGCagttttcctcagcttttccaCTATGTTTTCCCGGTACTGACAGCCATATATCTTATGACCTACAGCCCTGAGGATATGAAAAGTACATTAAAACCCCTCCCAAAAATCAAACTTTAAAATGTCATAGGAGTTAAAGTTAAAAATTCCGAGTTCAGAGCCCAAAGCTGGGTGCAACACCTCATCTGTGAGAGTTTCTAAGTTGTGACTACATACGAGCACATGGGAGTCAGGACATGGTTTTACCTCGGAAGATGCAAACAGCTCTGAGTTCACAATTTTGGAATATGCACTTATTATTCTgtactgaaaaggaaataaactctCACACTGCATGATTCAATTGTAGTAATGAAAGCTACATAGTCCTTAACAATAAAGATATCCTTATGTAATAAGTGTACAGATCATCTTTTGAGTACTATGCAAATCAGTTGCTACTAGTAACAGAAAGCCCCCAAACAGCTCATTTTCAACACACTTGTCTGCTAGATGGTAAAGACTTTTACTCCCCCTATTGCACTCTCTTTTGGTACATTTGCTGATGATTTGTTTTCCAGTCTGTAGTGCACTGAATATTATTAGAGCACCTTAAGGTCTCTGTGAAAACTTGGAATTCATTATGTTAATCaatctttttctgaaattctcttttGGTAACATAGTTTATATGCACAAAGCCAGACTCTGTGGTGCTTAGAAATCAGAAGTACATTTGTTCATATATTGCATTTCCACAGTAGCTGCACAGTCTCAAACTAGATTATGGCTTTGACTAAGCAATGAAAGCAGCTGAAtgccaaagaaacaaaaataaaaagcatgttcttttgtaaagaaaatcaaaaagaaggagaaaaaaaagagacaaactGATACATCAGCAGAATTATTCTTCTGTAAGAGCCTTTTCAAAGCCCTCCTCCAGGCAACAGTGACTCCAAGTTTGCTGGTaaaatgctgcagctctccaggtgcAGAACAACGCAGAGAGCTATGGTTATCATTCCCCCTTTCAAATGCCATCTAATTAGCTGCTAAGAAATGCGTTCTAAAGAGGTTCTCACCAGTTGTTTCCTGAACCAGAAACATCTGTGATAAGCTGCTTGCTATCAAACACATCCCTCAATGGTCCCTGTAGAATTTCATTTACCACGCCCTCCTCCATGTCAATCAACAGTGCCTTTGAGAATGGAAAGAATTTAAATTCAGTCAGTAAGCAAAACACCCTTGAAACAATCAcacaaagaaatatgaaattatttacaaTACAAAAGGAATTCTGTTTCTACTCTGCTCCAGAGAAACCTTTCCCCCCCCCGCAAGCTGTTAACTAGGACATCAACTTAGATTCACCCTAGCTGATTTGCTAGAAGTTGTTTGATAGGGCTGCATtgaattttgttaaaattttataatgTTTTGTCCCACTacttaagaataaaaaaaaaagaaatgttttaagttTCCTTGCTTCTTAATCATTTAAAGTGGCTCAATCAATCCTTAGTTAATAATATCtgcaataattttattaaaattccaatataaataaaactgcagcaaaCTGTATTACTGCattaataaaagataatattAGAAATTTTACTATTCAAAGCGGTATTTAAACCTGTATGTAATTTTAAACACTTCAGGAGAATACTCAAACAGTTGGACATAAATAttcaatgtaaaaaaaagtgACCTTTATAGACTGCCTTACTCGTGCTTTTAAAGAgcagatttttcctttgtaaataTCAGGACCATTATCAccacttctggaaaaaaaatagaacagaagAATCTAAGATCAGATTCATAGCATAAAATATATACTACAATAAAATTTTATCGCTGATATTTTGTGTTTGGAGGACTATGACaatgcaaacaaacagaaacaccCTGAACATGATCCTAAGACCTCATAATTCCTGAAAGTAATACATCAGGACACCACCTCAATCAGAATTATCCTAAACATTACTTCAAGAAGCTGAAAGATAAGCATAAAGGTTTACTCTCAGATACAGCCTCTGCTCTGTAGCAATTCTACAAGCATTGCCAAAACTGGAAACTATTATCTTTTATCTGCACGTGATATGTGTATCCACATCAAACTATGAGAAGAAGTTCCCCATGAGTTTTTCAGTGAGAGTAGTACAACACTGTGCTTGTGCTCGAGGTGTGAAAGTTCTGTAATTGCATCAGCACAGTGCTATGCTTGACTTATTCTGCTTATTATGATTTACCAGAAATCCTGCTGGGTTGACATAGCtaaatctttctgctttcccaggaCTGGTTGCATTGAGCCTACATATATAATTATGTAACAATCACACCTTTTCCCACTCAAATGATGAGACGCTATGGTCTGGCTAAACCATATTCAGCACAcgggaaaagaaaaggcaggcATGCTGGAAGACtgatcttattttcttttccattatttaCCTAATCTGGGAGCTGGCCAAGAATGTAATGGCCTTAGACCATTCTACATTCAACCACCATTATATTCACAAAACATCAGCTAAAATTCACTACAGCACCAACGAGTCCCATCAGGAACAAGGGAAAAGAGTACAGGGCTGCACTGGATTGCTCAATAATTTTCCAACTTCTTACCCACAGATGATCTCTAGACACTTATCATTAGGtgagcagctcacagcagcctcTAATACTCATGTGATTCCTCTAGCCTACACATCTGCAGGAGTACACTATAGCACCAGTAAATACACCTAGGGAATTTCTCTTCAGGGACTAACAAAATTCAAAGAGGAAATATAACCAACCTCAGaacaacatttcattttcttagtCTTAGCTTTGTCATCTTTCATGCCCTTGATCATTTGGACTCAATTGCTGAAAGAAAATCCCAACATTTCTATAaccatgggatggtttgggttggaagggatcttaaagatcacccagttccagcccccctgccatgggtggAGACATGTtacactagaccaggttgctctgaAAGAAATCAGATGTTTCTGTTGCAGCCAACCCGTCAATTACAAATTTGTTTCTCTACATGCCAGATGAAACCACCAGACATTTTTAAAGGTCAAATTttcttggtgaaaaaaaaacTATTCTTGGAAATACCCATATGGAATGACAATAATAAACTTCAATACATTGCAATATTCTTTCAAAGAGGTATAATTTGAGACAAAGCAATTTGGATTTCAATGCTGTTCCAGTAAAAATCACATTGCTGTACTGCAACTTTTTTATATAATGGAAGGAAACAGAGGTTggtcaaattttttttattacttaaaatGCAACAGGCTGTCCCaatacacattttcttcttgcaaaCTGCAAGGATTTTTGTAACTGGATAGATAAGAGATGACTGAATGGTTTTAAGGTATGAATTGGTTAACTTATAAAAAACAATTATAGACACTGCATAACAAAATAGtcagaaaaaactgaaaaaaatttaagtctGATTTATCTATCTTATATACAATTCCTCTTTCAACTCCTCAAGAAATGTGGCACAGTTGGTATTCAGAGGGCACACAATCTGATTGTTATCTGCAGTGGCAAAAGCTATCAGATCCTGACTGTCCACATTTggcacaaaaggaaaacaaacccacacactTTCAACACATTTAACTACTGAAGTATATATagataaaatggaaatgcaaagaCAAGGTTTTGAGGAGAatacaaaaaagtaaaatctttttCTAGCACAAGCTAAATGTGACTTAAAGAAAACTGTAACAGGTTAAAAGAAGATACTACAAAGCATTGATCTATCATGTAAACTCATTAACTGCTTGATAAAAACTTACCTTGTATCTACGTTCCTAAAGAAACTGCTTAAGGCTTCATCATAAATTCCCTTCTAAAAGGAAATGATATGAAATTATGTGCAATGTCAAAAATTCTCAGTGCTTTTTCAtggaataatttaggttggaagggacctctgaagGACACCTGTCAAACCTCACCACTTGAAACATCTCTGTTGAACCCAGCTAGTTGTAGTCAGCtctaaaaagaatatttcattgAAAAATCAGCTTGTTATTAAAAATTGAGAGGAGAATGTAACtagggaattaatttttcagcacAAGATTAAACAACTGTAATAGTTTTCTGAAGACCCCAATGTAATTATTAAATTGAAGAGCTGCTCTTCAGCTGACTCAGCTCATCACTGATACAACTCTCAGTTGATCATGGGTTCCATGCCTGTGATACCAATGCCCACAGAGTTCCGCAAAAAGGACAGCACAATCACATGGATTTCTGAACTCCTTGCCAAGGGATAGCATGGCAATTACTTACCCCAACATAAAGCTAAAGAGATCTGACAAGTTTAAATACCTTAAGTGCTTTACAGTCACAGCAAGAAGTGTGTTTTTGTTCAGGGTACTCAGCACAACCCTACGTCCTCCTCGTGTTGCTATTTTCGTCAATAAAACTCTACAGCAAGTCATGGCATGAGCTAACATGGAAAACAATGGTGGGCTTTGGGGGTGTCCTCTTTTGCTTTActgccagcagcaaagcacCAGAACTGAACAGCCCTTACTGTGTTGTTAACTGCCTCAGACCTGCTaatgcctggctgcagggagacaCTGAGCTTTTCAGGGAGGAAATGCTGGAGAAAAATGACCAGAATTAGtgatcacagaatattctgagttggaagggacccagaagGAACACAAGAGTCTTAG
This window harbors:
- the TUBE1 gene encoding tubulin epsilon chain isoform X2, translating into MTQSVVVQVGQCGNQVGCRFWDLALREHAAVNKKGIYDEALSSFFRNVDTRSGDNGPDIYKGKICSLKARALLIDMEEGVVNEILQGPLRDVFDSKQLITDVSGSGNNWAVGHKIYGCQYRENIVEKLRKTAEHCDCLQCFFIIHSMGGGTGSGLGTFVLNLLEEEFPEVYRFVTSVYPSGEDDVVTSPYNSVLAMKELNEHADCVLPIENESLFEIVNKIHQMINSGKLGSTVKQNSLVTSSAGSAKTLEKPFDAMNNIVANLLLNLTSSARFEGSLNMDLNEISMNLVPFPRLHYLVSSLTPLYTLADVNVPSRRLDQMFSDAFSRDHQLIQADPKHSLYLACALLVRGNVQVSDLRRNIERLKPSLHFVSWNQEGWKTGSPSPLPANRWDGAKLFFRSYIFFV